From Acropora muricata isolate sample 2 chromosome 14, ASM3666990v1, whole genome shotgun sequence, one genomic window encodes:
- the LOC136898803 gene encoding uncharacterized protein isoform X1, whose protein sequence is MSLTSLIHNHRNGITSPTDLVNIMNTGNELYTALSRLSRQSYLLLTEVPEMITMFNSNYHLQYSPSYTGKICGSCAMEDFDYCMPLENAMQALIGQSYDSFLLTILSTTMAIYCTANGKFKIFDSHARDSFGVPHPQGTCVLLEVNTLNELINYFQMVYQNPEVIFEVKGVHIIEMLSESAEIPDYQQTITHETRCNTDAESICRNIPLKCCCAISFYCICFFIIKSCGYWNAQTVAAIIDHANIFYREKLYPADQQLTINDFPSTLQIYDADISIVFNLEKQGILSCTSLASKLMLQALITENTNHNTGFLMWISNYCISCIFEHKIKRKTNTVKYYHLALTPDGNLEICQKNKDLSSLIQSILDIIKNKFQSRDTEYCIN, encoded by the coding sequence ATGTCCCTTACTTCCCTCATACATAATCACAGAAATGGTATCACTTCCCCAACAGACTTGGTCAATATCATGAACACAGGTAATGAACTGTATACTGCTTTATCCAGACTATCCAGGCAATCCTATTTACTGCTGACAGAAGTACCTGAAATGATTACAATGTTCAATTCAAATTATCACCTTCAATACAGTCCAAGCTATACTGGTAAGATATGTGGTAGTTGTGCCATGGAAGATTTTGATTACTGTATGCCATTGGAGAATGCTATGCAGGCTTTGATTGGACAAAGTTATGATTCCTTTTTGTTAACCATTCTTAGTACTACTATGGCTATTTACTGTACTGCAAATGGGAAGTTCAAAATATTTGACTCTCATGCCAGAGACTCATTTGGTGTTCCTCATCCTCAAGGAACGTGTGTATTATTAGAAGTAAACACCTTAAATGAGCtaataaactattttcaaatgGTCTATCAAAATCCAGAAGTTATATTTGAAGTAAAAGGTGTGCATATTATTGAAATGCTGAGTGAAAGTGCAGAAATTCCTGATTACCAACAGACCATCACCCATGAAACAAGGTGTAATACAGATGCTGAAAGTATATGCAGAAATATTCCTTTGAAATGCTGTTGTGCCATATCTTTTTATTgcatttgttttttcattatcaaatctTGTGGATACTGGAATGCACAAACTGTAGCAGCAATTATTGACCATGCAAACATTTTTTATAGAGAAAAGCTCTATCCCGCTGACCAACAACTCACTATCAATGATTTTCCAAGTACACTACAAATATATGATGCAGATATTAGCATTGTATTTAATCTGGAGAAACAAGGGATATTGTCTTGCACTTCTCTTGCTAGCAAATTAATGCTGCAGGCATTGATCACAGAGAATACAAACCACAATACTGGGTTTTTAATGTGGATATCCAATTATTGCATAAGTTGCATTTTTGAGCATAAGATAAAAAGGAAGACAAATACTGTCAAGTATTATCATCTAGCATTAACCCCTGATGGAAACCTAGAGATATGCCAAAAAAACAAGGACTTGAGTTCTCTTATTCAGTCAATATTGGATATAATAAAGAACAAATTTCAATCCAGAGATACAGAATATTgtattaattaa
- the LOC136898803 gene encoding uncharacterized protein isoform X2 has protein sequence MITMFNSNYHLQYSPSYTGKICGSCAMEDFDYCMPLENAMQALIGQSYDSFLLTILSTTMAIYCTANGKFKIFDSHARDSFGVPHPQGTCVLLEVNTLNELINYFQMVYQNPEVIFEVKGVHIIEMLSESAEIPDYQQTITHETRCNTDAESICRNIPLKCCCAISFYCICFFIIKSCGYWNAQTVAAIIDHANIFYREKLYPADQQLTINDFPSTLQIYDADISIVFNLEKQGILSCTSLASKLMLQALITENTNHNTGFLMWISNYCISCIFEHKIKRKTNTVKYYHLALTPDGNLEICQKNKDLSSLIQSILDIIKNKFQSRDTEYCIN, from the coding sequence ATGATTACAATGTTCAATTCAAATTATCACCTTCAATACAGTCCAAGCTATACTGGTAAGATATGTGGTAGTTGTGCCATGGAAGATTTTGATTACTGTATGCCATTGGAGAATGCTATGCAGGCTTTGATTGGACAAAGTTATGATTCCTTTTTGTTAACCATTCTTAGTACTACTATGGCTATTTACTGTACTGCAAATGGGAAGTTCAAAATATTTGACTCTCATGCCAGAGACTCATTTGGTGTTCCTCATCCTCAAGGAACGTGTGTATTATTAGAAGTAAACACCTTAAATGAGCtaataaactattttcaaatgGTCTATCAAAATCCAGAAGTTATATTTGAAGTAAAAGGTGTGCATATTATTGAAATGCTGAGTGAAAGTGCAGAAATTCCTGATTACCAACAGACCATCACCCATGAAACAAGGTGTAATACAGATGCTGAAAGTATATGCAGAAATATTCCTTTGAAATGCTGTTGTGCCATATCTTTTTATTgcatttgttttttcattatcaaatctTGTGGATACTGGAATGCACAAACTGTAGCAGCAATTATTGACCATGCAAACATTTTTTATAGAGAAAAGCTCTATCCCGCTGACCAACAACTCACTATCAATGATTTTCCAAGTACACTACAAATATATGATGCAGATATTAGCATTGTATTTAATCTGGAGAAACAAGGGATATTGTCTTGCACTTCTCTTGCTAGCAAATTAATGCTGCAGGCATTGATCACAGAGAATACAAACCACAATACTGGGTTTTTAATGTGGATATCCAATTATTGCATAAGTTGCATTTTTGAGCATAAGATAAAAAGGAAGACAAATACTGTCAAGTATTATCATCTAGCATTAACCCCTGATGGAAACCTAGAGATATGCCAAAAAAACAAGGACTTGAGTTCTCTTATTCAGTCAATATTGGATATAATAAAGAACAAATTTCAATCCAGAGATACAGAATATTgtattaattaa
- the LOC136898802 gene encoding uncharacterized protein yields the protein MRGSPHLHALIWTSDCPKLTSETKEDYVDYIDQRVHAHQPNEDQDPELHELVKTYQKHSHSKTCRKYKNIKCRFNFGQFFTNRTIVAEPLSDDLDLEEKTNTLDKQKEILSLVKGKIDDLLNPSKSNYDPALTEADIFTSVNITEEQYYWALSISPDSDYELHLRRPIDGCFINNYFIAGIKGFRANVDLQPVFNHYKCITYVFSYLITKDETECSQAIVNAAKEAKKENMKVRDGLKKIGAAFLSTREVSSQECVYRCMPELWLRKIFPATIFVNTNLQEKRIRVAKSQQELDDLDDESTDIFKSNIVELYAIRPQSITSVDNLCLAEFAAYYYKDYRKDSEETSDAQPEILTDQVIEVQQNSSDPELSLPKKIRLMNTKEMMKCRRVRSVIRYHKPIKTKEPELYFHHLLMLYLPWRNENNLLGPDQTYASKFYEPEVQTIVEQNRQKFEPDGDALNEALEFLRNNHGNIIHSYDSLNDQENEDLHSEMQDDLMPEESFNEQLPSHLASTSDQTEQHSTLGITTHNQPTQISDDELRQCVRSLNKRQRYAYDIVLTWCRNKLKSMNSLKPEELEPIYLFITGGAGAGKSHLIKTIYHTVTKTLSHAPMNPELPTVLLMAPTGVAAINIDGTTINTALAIPVQTGDNVPAMSDQKKTQMRLSLSELKLIIIDEISMVGNITLLLIHQRLKESFGSSNSQMFAGISVIVVGDMYQLPSIRKKPVFANFKNDVFNLYHPWHLFTMIELVEIMRQKDDQPFAELLNRFRTASQTEEDIKCIQSRAIADPSENSYPSDALHIWAETNPVNQHNEMKLENITGRLFHLKAIDQYPPNVSQQDIDRVLARPRSETGGLDSDIYIKETARVMLTTNIDIADRLINGQLGTIVRIEVNQNNQNPTVIYMKFDDDKAGSSLIQRSSHPFVRQNQVVPLQPVLAKIKIRPNKLSSPEIQRTHFPLTLAYAVSIHKVQGLSLTNVVISFDLVKQRTFNYGQVYVALSRATSLNGIHVLGTLEKKHVKADPRVHEEYERLRNSGNCYLTIQTNENHHDDAVLTICLLNIRSLKKHSIDLKYDSTIMNSDIIALTETQLLPHSNYSEIKNDLQPFSLYRQDHPTDRFCSLALCTKNTVQTCDQEYFPQVNATKFTIINNTTLLSYTILVLYRKNSSNISQYVQDLRNILNSHTIDMILGDININYFNDDTIQPVKSLMDSLEYSQIVQSPTFVSAGSTLDHVYVKPTFDIVQNSIVSVYYSDHDAVKISIKHK from the coding sequence ATGAGAGGCTCTCCTCATTTACATGCATTGATATGGACTTCTGACTGTCCCAAACTAACATCTGAGACCAAGGAAGACTATGTAGACTACATAGACCAACGTGTCCATGCCCATCAACCAAATGAAGACCAGGACCCTGAGTTACATGAGCTTGTTAAAACCTACCAAAAACACAGCCACTCTAAGACCTGTAGGAAATACAAGAATATAAAATGTAGATTTAATTTTGGGCAGTTTTTCACAAACAGAACTATTGTTGCAGAACCCCTTTCTGATGATCTAGATCtagaggaaaaaacaaacactctggataaacaaaaagaaatccttTCATTGGTCAAAGGCAAAATTGATGATCTTCTAAACCCAAGCAAGTCAAATTATGATCCAGCATTAACTGAAGCTGACATTTTCACTTCTGTTAACATTACTGAGGAACAGTATTATTGGGCCTTATCTATCTCTCCTGACTCAGACTATGAACTACACCTTAGAAGACCAATAGACGGCTGTTTTATCAACAATTACTTTATTGCTGGTATCAAGGGATTTAGAGCAAATGTTGACTTGCAACCTGTATTCAATCACTACAAATGCATAACTTATGTCTTCTCATACTTAATCACTAAAGATGAAACTGAATGTTCACAGGCCATTGTTAATGCAGCAAaagaagcaaagaaagaaaacatgaaagtCAGAGATGGTCTTAAAAAAATTGGTGCTGCATTCCTCTCAACTAGAGAAGTGAGCTCACAAGAATGTGTTTATAGATGCATGCCAGAACTATGGCTAAGAAAGATTTTCCCAGCAACAATTTTTGTTAACACAAACCTTCAAGAAAAAAGAATACGTGTTGcaaaatcacaacaggagcTAGATGATCTGGATGATGAAAGCACAGATATCTTTAAGTCTAATATTGTTGAACTGTATGCTATCAGACCACAATCTATTACTTCAGTAGACAATTTATGCCTAGCTGAGTTTGCTGCATACTACTACAAAGATTACAGAAAAGATTCTGAAGAAACATCTGATGCTCAACCTGAAATCCTCACTGATCAAGTCATTGAAGTGCAACAAAATTCCTCTGACCCTGAGCTATCACTTCCAAAGAAAATCAGATTAATGAATACTAAAGAGATGATGAAATGCAGGAGAGTCAGATCTGTCATAAGATACCataagccaatcaaaacaaaggAACCTGAATTATATTTCCATCACCTACTAATGCTCTACCTCCCAtggagaaatgaaaataatcttCTAGGCCCAGATCAAACATATGCATCAAAATTTTATGAGCCTGAAGTACAAACTATAGTAgaacaaaacagacaaaaattTGAACCAGACGGAGATGCATTAAATGAAGCACTTGAATTTCTAAGAAATAACCACGGCAATATCATTCACTCTTACGATTCTTTAAAtgatcaagaaaatgaagactTACACTCTGAAATGCAAGATGATTTAATGCCAGAAGAGTCATTTAATGAGCAACTGCCTTCACATCTTGCCTCAACATCTGATCAAACTGAGCAACATTCAACTCTAGGAATAACAACACACAACCAACCTACACAAATTTCTGATGATGAACTGCGTCAATGCGTTAGATCTCTGAACAAACGACAGCGCTATGCATATGACATTGTTCTCACTTGGTgtagaaataaactgaaaagcATGAATAGCCTGAAACCTGAAGAACTTGAGCCAATATATCTGTTTATTACCGGAGGTGCTGGTGCCGGAAAGAGTCACTTGATCAAAACAATATACCACACTGTCACAAAAACACTGAGCCATGCTCCTATGAACCCTGAATTACCCACAGTTCTCTTAATGGCTCCTACTGGTGTTGCAGCTATCAACATTGATGGAACAACAATAAACACTGCTCTTGCAATTCCTGTACAAACAGGGGATAATGTACCTGCAATGTCAGACCAAAAGAAAACTCAAATGAGATTATCATTATCAGAACTAAAGTTGATTATCATAGATGAAATCTCTATGGTTGGCAACATCACTTTGCTTCTCATCCATCAGAGATTAAAGGAGAGTTTTGGTTCTTCCAACTCACAGATGTTTGCAGGCATAAGTGTAATAGTTGTAGGTGACATGTATCAGCTTCCATCAATTCGTAAAAAGCCTGTCTTTGCCAATTTcaaaaatgatgtgtttaaCCTATATCACCCATGGCACCTATTCACGATGATAGAGCTTGTTGAGATAATGAGACAAAAGGATGATCAACCATTTGCTGAACTGCTAAATAGATTCCGTACAGCAAGTCAAACTGAAGAGGATATCAAGTGCATTCAGTCTAGAGCTATAGCTGACCCATCAGAAAATAGCTATCCCTCAGATGCTCTTCATATCTGGGCTGAAACTAATCCTGTCAATCAACATAATGAAATGAAACTAGAGAATATTACTGGACGtttatttcatttgaaagcCATTGACCAATATCCTCCAAATGTCTCACAACAAGATATTGACAGAGTTTTAGCCAGACCTAGATCTGAAACAGGTGGACTTGATTCTGATATTTACATCAAAGAAACTGCAAGAGTTATGTTAACAACCAATATTGACATTGCAGACAGATTGATTAATGGTCAACTAGGAACCATTGTTAGAATTGAGGTTAACCAAAATAACCAAAACCCTACTGTTATCTACATGAAATTTGATGATGATAAAGCTGGCAGTAGTTTGATACAAAGGAGCAGTCACCCATTTGTCAGACAAAACCAAGTAGTGCCATTACAGCCTGTACTAGCAAAGATTAAAATTAGGCCAAATAAACTATCATCTCCTGAAATACAAAGAACTCACTTCCCTTTGACACTAGCCTACGCTGTTAGCATTCACAAAGTACAAGGTTTATCACTCACTAATGTAGTCATTAGCTTTGACTTGGTCAAACAGAGAACATTCAACTATGGTCAAGTATATGTAGCATTAAGCCGAGCAACCTCTTTAAATGGTATTCATGTTCTTGGAACACTTGAGAAAAAACATGTCAAGGCAGATCCTAGAGTACATGAGGAATATGAAAGACTTAGAAACAGTGGTAATTGCTATCTGACCatacaaacaaatgaaaaccatCATGATGATGCAGTTCTAACCATATGTTTATTAAATATCCGATCTCTTAAAAAACACAGCATTGATCTCAAATATGACTCAACCATCATGAACAGTGATATCATAGCTTTAACAGAGACCCAACTCCTGCCTCATAGCAATTACAGTGAAATCAAAAATGATCTACAACCATTCTCACTGTACAGACAAGATCACCCTACTGATAGATTTTGCAGTCTAGCACTCTGTACAAAAAACACTGTACAAACATGTGATCAAGAATACTTTCCACAAGTGAATGCAACAAAGTTTACAATTATTAACAACACCACTCTACTAAGCTACACAATCCTTGTACTTTACAGAAAAAACAGCTCAAATATCTCACAGTATGTACAGGATCTGAGAAACATTCTTAACAGTCATACTATTGACATGATTCTAGGAGATATAAATATAAACTATTTTAATGATGATACGATTCAACCAGTAAAATCTTTAATGGACTCCCTAGAATACTCACAGATTGTACAAAGTCCAACATTTGTTTCTGCTGGAAGCACACTAGACCATGTTTATGTTAAACCAACATTTGACATAGTTCAAAATTCCATAGTAAGTGTTTATTATTCTGACCATGATGCTGTAAAAATATCTATAAAACATAAGTAA